The Festucalex cinctus isolate MCC-2025b chromosome 10, RoL_Fcin_1.0, whole genome shotgun sequence region CCGCTCTGCAGATGAGTCACATTAAGTGTCAACTGAAGTTTAACTGAGCTGTTTTCTAAGCCGTGGTATTGTGATGGTAGTAGGGCTTcaactaatgattattttaataaaacttgACATGCGAAACCTGGAAATTCTTACGTAACTGCCCAAGAGGCATCATTTGGTAAAGTCTAAGGGTGGCCTTAAGAGATGCGTTTTAGTTCCATactttgaaaacatgttttccaCAGGACCTGCAGAGTGAGGTGGCAAGAGAAAGCGAGGCACTGCAGCAGCTTCAGACTCAGCGTCAGAAGGTGCAGGAGGCTTTGGAGGACCTGGACCAACAGAAGGGCTCATTGGAGGAGCAGCTGGCGCACATACGCCAGCAGACCAGCCAAGAGAGCCAACTGGTGGGTTTGGCAGAAGGCTTTTGTCACCCCCCTCAAAACAACCAGGTTACAAAATGTTCTTACAAGCCTAACAATCATAGGCATAACGAATGTTTTTGAgcatattttaacttttgtgATCAAAGGTGGACTTCTTTAAGTTCTTTACTATTTAATGCACAACCTTGTATGTGTCTATTAACGTAAAACCCGATCCAAATTTACTCTCAGATTACGTCGCTGCAGTCTGAGCACGAGGAGCAGGAGCAGAGGATATGTCAGTACGAGGAGGACCTGGTCCAGGCGCGAGAGGAGCTTCTAGCCCTGCAGGAGGAGAGCAGGAAGCTGCAGGAGAAGGTTCAAGCTGCACAGGAGCAACTCACACCTCTGCAGGAGTCTGTGCGCGACTCCTTCACACAAGTTGCGCAGGTCCGATCGAAACTTGGCAACCTGTGTTTTCTCACTCCTGCCATATTGTGCTTGGCATTTAACGTTCTGCTCTTCAGGTCCAACACAAACTGAACGACCTTCAGGTGGAAGAGAGGTCGGTGGCGGCCCAGCTGAGCTGGAAGAGGGCTTTGGAAGACGACTCTCCCGTCATGGTCAACGGATCGGCAGGGGCCACGCCAGAGCTCCATCACAGGGACCCTTTCCAGGAGGACCAACCTAAGGAGAAAACGGAAGAAGAACCAGCTGCTCCCTCAAACCCTCAAAAAGAACTCTCAGAACAACCAGAGAAAGGAATGAAGGAAGAAAAGGACGACGAGCGCCCCAAGACTCCCGAAGAAGAAAAAGTGAGGCCTGATGCTTTGGATGACCTTTACACTAGCTTAGCCTCCTCTGAGATGTGCACAAATCTGCCCACGCTTGCCAAGACACAGGAGAAAAGTGTAAATGTATCAAACAACAAGCATAATTGAACAGTCtgaattgattttgttttaactCACCTTCTTCTGTGACATGTCCAGGAACAGAATAACCCGTCACCTGACGTCTCCTCAGAAGCCCAAGATGATGCAGCAGAGTCACCTAAAACAAGCTCAGCAAAGGTAAAGACTTGTCATGCATCAGTAATGATGAATTCATTTATTGTGCCTTGAAGCAATTGACAAGTAACTTACCGGCCATGTCAGTAGCAACCaacagagggcgctattgattcATTTAAGTCAGAGTCAGCGCTTGAGTTTGGCCAACTCAGGTTCAGCATGGTAACAAGatggcgtccatatgtcatgtaaCCAGAAGTTGTCCAATCACAGCGTACTCTACGCGATTGTGATTAGCCAAACTCTATTGATGACTCTGATTTGAGTCATATAGAAATGAATAGAGAACATAACGGCCTCAATATCTTGAAGTTATGATTTGTGAATGTCTGTCAACCCGAGTGGGCACTTTTCTCACTGTTCATCAGGTGTCATCACCAGAGCCCGAGGTCAAACAGGAAGCTGCAGCAACCTCAGAAGTCATCTCGTCCTCATTACCAGCACAAGCGCTTCCTCCTCGCCCCGCGACGGCTCCTGCCAGCCAGCCATCTTTGCCCGAGATGGACTTCTTCCACTCGGACCCGTTTACAGAGCGTGAGCCCCATCATATCTGCAACACGTGTCAGCTGTTGTCTTTGATGCCGCAGGTttgaaaatgtgacatttgtttTCTAGACGATCCGTTTAAAGATGACCTGTTTGGAAAAGTGGAAGCTGCTGGTAAGTTTGATAAAACAAATTGAGCTTAAGTCTCTGGtaatacatgatttttttattttatatttttttgctactaattattaattcaactattttttttgtcccattaGACCCATTTGGGGGAGATCCTTTCAAAGGGTCAGACCCTTTCGCAACAGACAATTTCTTCACGCAAACCTCGACCAGCCATTTTTCCTCCGGCGACCCTTTCACTGGCTCCGCCGACCCGTTCGGTAACACTGCCGACGCGCCAGAGCCAGACCTGTTCGCGGCCAAGCGCAACGATCCCGCGCCAGCAACGGTGGCCGAACCGGACCCTTTCGCCTCCCAGCCAACGAATCCGCCCGCGACAGCTGCAGATCCGTTCAGCTCCACGGGAAAAGACGCGGCTGAATCGGACCCGTTCCCTCAGACGGTGAACGCCGCTGGTGAGGAAGATCCATTTGGTTCTCAATACACAGGGAAAGATCCATTTAGCACCTCTCCACCCAACGCTGCTCTGGTATTGGTAAGTCCACTCTAAGACATTGAAAGTCTAACTCGTATTACTTTAGTTTGACGTTTAATCTTCTTAGAAGGACGCTGCAGCAACCAGTGATCCTTTCGCGCCAGGTGGTACCACAGTGAGTGCCAGCTCGGACCCAGGTAGGACTTCTCACATGCTACTATGCCATGTGGATATCTGACAGCATTATGTTGCTAATGTCAATGTGCTCTTTGTGATTATAGATCCATTCGCTGCTGTGTTTGGGAACGAATCGTTAGGCTTTGCTGATTTCAGTGCTCTCACAAAGGTAATGTTCATTTTCAGCGCAGTGATTGTGCCTCAGAATTCTTGAGGAATATTAGTTGATGTCCAGTGGGATTCACTTTTATTCAACTACCAAAACTCAACTTAAAATGAAACTTGAAAAAGCAACCAGAAAATAAATCACCATACTAACAAAGTATACCATATGCTGCTCAAATTGCTTAATAATGCGTCACATTCACACAGTATGTATATGTTCGTGATCATTTTATGATCATTAAAACTCAAaatcacaatttatttttaattaattggacAACCCTACAACAGTGATAGCTTAAACTTACAAGGTCCTCAACGTTTGTTTTGAGTTCAAAGCAAaaattttatgtacaatttaaCTGCAGACACTTCGCCTCTAGATGGCAGCAGCAAACTTCACAAACATCCGGCCACTCTAATTACATGTGGTTAACCTGGCAATGACTGTTCAGgtattttattgctttttgcTCATAATGTCCTCATGTTTTGTATAGATATTATGCCAAATTTATTATAACTGACTTATAAGAAAAAGCGTGCAGAGAAGAAGTGAATATATCCACTAGATTTAAAAGCTCAAATCACAGAAAACATGGGCCTTAGTCCAAACAAGATTTTGTTGAAACTCTACAGTTGGAAGTGAGGAAAGTGTGGtctaaagggcaaaaaaaaaagttaatggaTATAGCCcaaatattattaattttacacGCTTGCAAACCACGCAAACATTTTGCACTGTATGAGTGTAACTTGCCCTCAGTGTTGGTAAATGAGTCAGTGGAAGTGGAGACTATTACATGTTGGTTTACTTTCTATCATGGGATTGGAacaaaaacagtaaatgtgAGAACAGTGTATGAGACTATTATGTAAAATTAGTTCTTTACAAGCTCCTAACTTTGCTTTCTGTATGCATTGCAGTCAAACGGTGCCGATCAGTTCGGCATCAACAATAAGAACTTGTTCCACGATGACAGCCAGCCTGCCAACACGGACGTTCCCCCGGCCCTGCCTCCCAAAACGGGTACGCCGACGAGACCACCACCTCCCCCTCCAGGTCAGTAGTGAGTCAATTTGGAAGCAGATTAATTAGAAGTGAGTAGAGCTGAGCTgttagggctgaacaattaatcaaataCAAATCCACATGGCAGTGTAGTAAAATGGAATTTTAACATTGTGTAATATATTAAATTGTgtaatatattaaattaagCTATTACTGTTACATTTGACGAGCTTTGGGTGACCCTAAATGACCTTGAAACATtgaggaaatgaaaaaaatcacgTGTTCACATGaggacatccctaataatttgttgttgtagtaaagattaatttattgcttgtgtttatGGGAAGAgtgttttgaaataaatatatatattaaattgcaatattgataggcatggaagcgtattgcatacactttttttttgggggggggggtttgtttgattgaattattaagAAAAActtcagcattaaaaaaaaaaaaaaaagggggggggggggggggggattccaaaaaacagcaccaaaaaaaaaaactcagaaaaacagaaattggtgctctgtttttcctcctgttttcggaatatttttttatgacaggaaAAAATCAGCAAACCAGGAGGAAaaatatattcagaaaaactgaaaaattacttaaaaaaaacaaaaacaaaacaaagccaaCCCCCCCatccaaataaaaaatagtccGAAAAACAGAACTCCCCccgcaccccccacccaccccaagtgaatgcaatacacttccatagagaggggaaaaaattataattagattatttttcaaaatcattcacCCCTAATAGAAAAGCAGCTTTAATGTTATTGCGACTGCTCGTCGTCACGCCTTCTGAAACTCGCACTTGCGTCGTCATCGCAGGTAAGAGATCCTCCCTCTCCAGAACCGAGTCCTCGGACTCCTTCCAGCGACGCGGCCACTTCCCTACGCAGACCTCGGGAGagttctcctcctcttcctcctcctcctccctgccTGCCAAGGATCCCGTAGCCGACCCCTTCGCCCCCTCCTCCCCTCCTCGTCAACACGTACAGGAAGCTGACCGATTTGCCAGCTTTGACAAAGTGAGCACCACCCCGTCGCCATCTCCCTCACCTCCACCTGACTCTCAgtagacacgcacgcacacgctcgTCTCTGCTCTCGTCTTACTCCCTGCTTTTGCCAGGCAAGCAGCGTCGCTCTCTCATTCCCTCCATCCACTGCCGCAAGAAACCAGTCgacactttgttttgttttgttttttttgttgttaaagtttgttattcattttttgttgtggTTGGATGCATTTGTATGAAGGGATGTGGCGACACTGTACACCAAATAGATGCACATTAGTGGCAATTACCCAACTTAATCTACCTTTATGACTATCACATAACTATATAAACCATTAAATACTAGACCAAATGCAAAACCTACGCAGTGGTGCCTTGTAATATGactttaatttgttttgtttgttaaactTTGTTTAAAATTTGTTAATTTGTTAATCTGTTTTCTCTCAAATcacctttccccattgaaatgaatggaaatgccattaatctgttcca contains the following coding sequences:
- the eps15 gene encoding epidermal growth factor receptor substrate 15 isoform X2; translated protein: MAASLTLTQLSSGNPIYDKYYRQVDPRGNGRVAAADAALFLKRSGLADLVLGKIWDLSDSERKGSLNKQQFFIALRLVACAQNGLEVALKSLNVAVPPPKFDTSSPLLAGGLTTDLHWVVKPEEKLKFDCIFDSLGPVGGMLTGDKVKPVLLNSKLPVDILGRVWELSDIDRDGMLDKDEFSVAMYLVYRALEGESVPMSLPPPLVPPSKRKKPSVPPGMPLLPSPPSVKDSRASHAGTKTMPLPPKPAPAPAPTPAAAPWVVSPADKAKYDELFSKTDGDMDGLVSGPEVRDIFLTTGLPSATLARIWELCDIGDIGKLTREQFALALHLINQKLTRGLDPPQSLSPEMIPPSDRLNIKQNNMANLAADFSAIKELDSLSNEIVELQREKTTVEEEIKEKEAAISERSNEVQDLQSEVARESEALQQLQTQRQKVQEALEDLDQQKGSLEEQLAHIRQQTSQESQLVGLAEGFCHPPQNNQITSLQSEHEEQEQRICQYEEDLVQAREELLALQEESRKLQEKVQAAQEQLTPLQESVRDSFTQVAQVQHKLNDLQVEERSVAAQLSWKRALEDDSPVMVNGSAGATPELHHRDPFQEDQPKEKTEEEPAAPSNPQKELSEQPEKGMKEEKDDERPKTPEEEKVRPDALDDLYTSLASSEMCTNLPTLAKTQEKSVNEQNNPSPDVSSEAQDDAAESPKTSSAKVSSPEPEVKQEAAATSEVISSSLPAQALPPRPATAPASQPSLPEMDFFHSDPFTEHDPFKDDLFGKVEAADPFGGDPFKGSDPFATDNFFTQTSTSHFSSGDPFTGSADPFGNTADAPEPDLFAAKRNDPAPATVAEPDPFASQPTNPPATAADPFSSTGKDAAESDPFPQTVNAAGEEDPFGSQYTGKDPFSTSPPNAALVLKDAAATSDPFAPGGTTVSASSDPDPFAAVFGNESLGFADFSALTKSNGADQFGINNKNLFHDDSQPANTDVPPALPPKTGTPTRPPPPPPGKRSSLSRTESSDSFQRRGHFPTQTSGEFSSSSSSSSLPAKDPVADPFAPSSPPRQHVQEADRFASFDKYPTEEDMIEWAKRESEREEKERLARLTQQEQEDLELAIALSKSELS
- the eps15 gene encoding uncharacterized protein eps15 isoform X7; this encodes MAASLTLTQLSSGNPIYDKYYRQVDPRGNGRVAAADAALFLKRSGLADLVLGKIWDLSDSERKGSLNKQQFFIALRLVACAQNGLEVALKSLNVAVPPPKFQDTSSPLLAGGLTTDLHWVVKPEEKLKFDCIFDSLGPVGGMLTGDKVKPVLLNSKLPVDILGRVWELSDIDRDGMLDKDEFSVAMYLVYRALEGESVPMSLPPPLVPPSKRKKPSVPPGMPLLPSPPSVKDSRASHAGTKTMPLPPKPAPAPAPTPAAAPWVVSPADKAKYDELFSKTDGDMDGLVSGPEVRDIFLTTGLPSATLARIWELCDIGDIGKLTREQFALALHLINQKLTRGLDPPQSLSPEMIPPSDRLNIKQNNMANLAADFSAIKELDSLSNEIVELQREKTTVEEEIKEKEAAISERSNEVQDLQSEVARESEALQQLQTQRQKVQEALEDLDQQKGSLEEQLAHIRQQTSQESQLVGLAEGFCHPPQNNQITSLQSEHEEQEQRICQYEEDLVQAREELLALQEESRKLQEKVQAAQEQLTPLQESVRDSFTQVAQVQHKLNDLQVEERSVAAQLSWKRALEDDSPVMVNGSAGATPELHHRDPFQEDQPKEKTEEEPAAPSNPQKELSEQPEKGMKEEKDDERPKTPEEEKVRPDALDDLYTSLASSEMCTNLPTLAKTQEKSVNEQNNPSPDVSSEAQDDAAESPKTSSAKVSSPEPEVKQEAAATSEVISSSLPAQALPPRPATAPASQPSLPEMDFFHSDPFTEHDPFKDDLFGKVEAADPFGGDPFKGSDPFATDNFFTQTSTSHFSSGDPFTGSADPFGNTADAPEPDLFAAKRNDPAPATVAEPDPFASQPTNPPATAADPFSSTGKDAAESDPFPQTVNAAGEEDPFGSQYTGKDPFSTSPPNAALVLKDAAATSDPFAPGGTTVSASSDPDPFAAVFGNESLGFADFSALTKSNGADQFGINNKNLFHDDSQPANTDVPPALPPKTGTPTRPPPPPPVPNGRRHDRVGKARERAGRERASGQAHPAGARGPGVGHRSQQV
- the eps15 gene encoding epidermal growth factor receptor substrate 15 isoform X1 translates to MAASLTLTQLSSGNPIYDKYYRQVDPRGNGRVAAADAALFLKRSGLADLVLGKIWDLSDSERKGSLNKQQFFIALRLVACAQNGLEVALKSLNVAVPPPKFQDTSSPLLAGGLTTDLHWVVKPEEKLKFDCIFDSLGPVGGMLTGDKVKPVLLNSKLPVDILGRVWELSDIDRDGMLDKDEFSVAMYLVYRALEGESVPMSLPPPLVPPSKRKKPSVPPGMPLLPSPPSVKDSRASHAGTKTMPLPPKPAPAPAPTPAAAPWVVSPADKAKYDELFSKTDGDMDGLVSGPEVRDIFLTTGLPSATLARIWELCDIGDIGKLTREQFALALHLINQKLTRGLDPPQSLSPEMIPPSDRLNIKQNNMANLAADFSAIKELDSLSNEIVELQREKTTVEEEIKEKEAAISERSNEVQDLQSEVARESEALQQLQTQRQKVQEALEDLDQQKGSLEEQLAHIRQQTSQESQLVGLAEGFCHPPQNNQITSLQSEHEEQEQRICQYEEDLVQAREELLALQEESRKLQEKVQAAQEQLTPLQESVRDSFTQVAQVQHKLNDLQVEERSVAAQLSWKRALEDDSPVMVNGSAGATPELHHRDPFQEDQPKEKTEEEPAAPSNPQKELSEQPEKGMKEEKDDERPKTPEEEKVRPDALDDLYTSLASSEMCTNLPTLAKTQEKSVNEQNNPSPDVSSEAQDDAAESPKTSSAKVSSPEPEVKQEAAATSEVISSSLPAQALPPRPATAPASQPSLPEMDFFHSDPFTEHDPFKDDLFGKVEAADPFGGDPFKGSDPFATDNFFTQTSTSHFSSGDPFTGSADPFGNTADAPEPDLFAAKRNDPAPATVAEPDPFASQPTNPPATAADPFSSTGKDAAESDPFPQTVNAAGEEDPFGSQYTGKDPFSTSPPNAALVLKDAAATSDPFAPGGTTVSASSDPDPFAAVFGNESLGFADFSALTKSNGADQFGINNKNLFHDDSQPANTDVPPALPPKTGTPTRPPPPPPGKRSSLSRTESSDSFQRRGHFPTQTSGEFSSSSSSSSLPAKDPVADPFAPSSPPRQHVQEADRFASFDKYPTEEDMIEWAKRESEREEKERLARLTQQEQEDLELAIALSKSELS
- the eps15 gene encoding epidermal growth factor receptor substrate 15 isoform X4; this translates as MAASLTLTQLSSGNPIYDKYYRQVDPRGNGRVAAADAALFLKRSGLADLVLGKIWDLSDSERKGSLNKQQFFIALRLVACAQNGLEVALKSLNVAVPPPKFQDTSSPLLAGGLTTDLHWVVKPEEKLKFDCIFDSLGPVGGMLTGDKVKPVLLNSKLPVDILGRVWELSDIDRDGMLDKDEFSVAMYLVYRALEGESVPMSLPPPLVPPSKRKKPSVPPGMPLLPSPPSVKDSRASHAGTKTMPLPPKPAPAPAPTPAAAPWVVSPADKAKYDELFSKTDGDMDGLVSGPEVRDIFLTTGLPSATLARIWELCDIGDIGKLTREQFALALHLINQKLTRGLDPPQSLSPEMIPPSDRLNIKQNNMANLAADFSAIKELDSLSNEIVELQREKTTVEEEIKEKEAAISERSNEVQDLQSEVARESEALQQLQTQRQKVQEALEDLDQQKGSLEEQLAHIRQQTSQESQLVGLAEGFCHPPQNNQITSLQSEHEEQEQRICQYEEDLVQAREELLALQEESRKLQEKVQAAQEQLTPLQESVRDSFTQVAQVQHKLNDLQVEERSVAAQLSWKRALEDDSPVMVNGSAGATPELHHRDPFQEDQPKEKTEEEPAAPSNPQKELSEQPEKGMKEEKDDERPKTPEEEKVRPDALDDLYTSLASSEMCTNLPTLAKTQEKSEQNNPSPDVSSEAQDDAAESPKTSSAKVSSPEPEVKQEAAATSEVISSSLPAQALPPRPATAPASQPSLPEMDFFHSDPFTEHDPFKDDLFGKVEAADPFGGDPFKGSDPFATDNFFTQTSTSHFSSGDPFTGSADPFGNTADAPEPDLFAAKRNDPAPATVAEPDPFASQPTNPPATAADPFSSTGKDAAESDPFPQTVNAAGEEDPFGSQYTGKDPFSTSPPNAALVLKDAAATSDPFAPGGTTVSASSDPDPFAAVFGNESLGFADFSALTKSNGADQFGINNKNLFHDDSQPANTDVPPALPPKTGTPTRPPPPPPGKRSSLSRTESSDSFQRRGHFPTQTSGEFSSSSSSSSLPAKDPVADPFAPSSPPRQHVQEADRFASFDKYPTEEDMIEWAKRESEREEKERLARLTQQEQEDLELAIALSKSELS
- the eps15 gene encoding epidermal growth factor receptor substrate 15 isoform X3, which codes for MAASLTLTQLSSGNPIYDKYYRQVDPRGNGRVAAADAALFLKRSGLADLVLGKIWDLSDSERKGSLNKQQFFIALRLVACAQNGLEVALKSLNVAVPPPKFQDTSSPLLAGGLTTDLHWVVKPEEKLKFDCIFDSLGPVGGMLTGDKVKPVLLNSKLPVDILGRVWELSDIDRDGMLDKDEFSVAMYLVYRALEGESVPMSLPPPLVPPSKRKKPSVPPGMPLLPSPPSVKDSRASHAGTKTMPLPPKPAPAPAPTPAAAPWVVSPADKAKYDELFSKTDGDMDGLVSGPEVRDIFLTTGLPSATLARIWELCDIGDIGKLTREQFALALHLINQKLTRGLDPPQSLSPEMIPPSDRLNIKQNNMANLAADFSAIKELDSLSNEIVELQREKTTVEEEIKEKEAAISERSNEVQDLQSEVARESEALQQLQTQRQKVQEALEDLDQQKGSLEEQLAHIRQQTSQESQLVGLAEGFCHPPQNNQITSLQSEHEEQEQRICQYEEDLVQAREELLALQEESRKLQEKVQAAQEQLTPLQESVRDSFTQVAQVQHKLNDLQVEERSVAAQLSWKRALEDDSPVMVNGSAGATPELHHRDPFQEDQPKEKTEEEPAAPSNPQKELSEQPEKGMKEEKDDERPKTPEEEKVRPDALDDLYTSLASSEMCTNLPTLAKTQEKSVNEQNNPSPDVSSEAQDDAAESPKTSSAKVSSPEPEVKQEAAATSEVISSSLPAQALPPRPATAPASQPSLPEMDFFHSDPFTEHDPFKDDLFGKVEAADPFGGDPFKGSDPFATDNFFTQTSTSHFSSGDPFTGSADPFGNTADAPEPDLFAAKRNDPAPATVAEPDPFASQPTNPPATAADPFSSTGKDAAESDPFPQTVNAAGEEDPFGSQYTGKDPFSTSPPNAALVLDAAATSDPFAPGGTTVSASSDPDPFAAVFGNESLGFADFSALTKSNGADQFGINNKNLFHDDSQPANTDVPPALPPKTGTPTRPPPPPPGKRSSLSRTESSDSFQRRGHFPTQTSGEFSSSSSSSSLPAKDPVADPFAPSSPPRQHVQEADRFASFDKYPTEEDMIEWAKRESEREEKERLARLTQQEQEDLELAIALSKSELS
- the eps15 gene encoding epidermal growth factor receptor substrate 15 isoform X6; this translates as MAASLTLTQLSSGNPIYDKYYRQVDPRGNGRVAAADAALFLKRSGLADLVLGKIWDLSDSERKGSLNKQQFFIALRLVACAQNGLEVALKSLNVAVPPPKFQDTSSPLLAGGLTTDLHWVVKPEEKLKFDCIFDSLGPVGGMLTGDKVKPVLLNSKLPVDILGRVWELSDIDRDGMLDKDEFSVAMYLVYRALEGESVPMSLPPPLVPPSKRKKPSVPPGMPLLPSPPSVKDSRASHAGTKTMPLPPKPAPAPAPTPAAAPWVVSPADKAKYDELFSKTDGDMDGLVSGPEVRDIFLTTGLPSATLARIWELCDIGDIGKLTREQFALALHLINQKLTRGLDPPQSLSPEMIPPSDRLNIKQNNMANLAADFSAIKELDSLSNEIVELQREKTTVEEEIKEKEAAISERSNEVQDLQSEVARESEALQQLQTQRQKVQEALEDLDQQKGSLEEQLAHIRQQTSQESQLVGLAEGFCHPPQNNQITSLQSEHEEQEQRICQYEEDLVQAREELLALQEESRKLQEKVQAAQEQLTPLQESVRDSFTQVAQVQHKLNDLQVEERSVAAQLSWKRALEDDSPVMVNGSAGATPELHHRDPFQEDQPKEKTEEEPAAPSNPQKELSEQPEKGMKEEKDDERPKTPEEEKEQNNPSPDVSSEAQDDAAESPKTSSAKVSSPEPEVKQEAAATSEVISSSLPAQALPPRPATAPASQPSLPEMDFFHSDPFTEHDPFKDDLFGKVEAADPFGGDPFKGSDPFATDNFFTQTSTSHFSSGDPFTGSADPFGNTADAPEPDLFAAKRNDPAPATVAEPDPFASQPTNPPATAADPFSSTGKDAAESDPFPQTVNAAGEEDPFGSQYTGKDPFSTSPPNAALVLKDAAATSDPFAPGGTTVSASSDPDPFAAVFGNESLGFADFSALTKSNGADQFGINNKNLFHDDSQPANTDVPPALPPKTGTPTRPPPPPPGKRSSLSRTESSDSFQRRGHFPTQTSGEFSSSSSSSSLPAKDPVADPFAPSSPPRQHVQEADRFASFDKYPTEEDMIEWAKRESEREEKERLARLTQQEQEDLELAIALSKSELS
- the eps15 gene encoding epidermal growth factor receptor substrate 15 isoform X5 → MAASLTLTQLSSGNPIYDKYYRQVDPRGNGRVAAADAALFLKRSGLADLVLGKIWDLSDSERKGSLNKQQFFIALRLVACAQNGLEVALKSLNVAVPPPKFQDTSSPLLAGGLTTDLHWVVKPEEKLKFDCIFDSLGPVGGMLTGDKVKPVLLNSKLPVDILGRVWELSDIDRDGMLDKDEFSVAMYLVYRALEGESVPMSLPPPLVPPSKRKKPSVPPGMPLLPSPPSVKDSRASHAGTKTMPLPPKPAPAPAPTPAAAPWVVSPADKAKYDELFSKTDGDMDGLVSGPEVRDIFLTTGLPSATLARIWELCDIGDIGKLTREQFALALHLINQKLTRGLDPPQSLSPEMIPPSDRLNIKQNNMANLAADFSAIKELDSLSNEIVELQREKTTVEEEIKEKEAAISERSNEVQDLQSEVARESEALQQLQTQRQKVQEALEDLDQQKGSLEEQLAHIRQQTSQESQLITSLQSEHEEQEQRICQYEEDLVQAREELLALQEESRKLQEKVQAAQEQLTPLQESVRDSFTQVAQVQHKLNDLQVEERSVAAQLSWKRALEDDSPVMVNGSAGATPELHHRDPFQEDQPKEKTEEEPAAPSNPQKELSEQPEKGMKEEKDDERPKTPEEEKVRPDALDDLYTSLASSEMCTNLPTLAKTQEKSVNEQNNPSPDVSSEAQDDAAESPKTSSAKVSSPEPEVKQEAAATSEVISSSLPAQALPPRPATAPASQPSLPEMDFFHSDPFTEHDPFKDDLFGKVEAADPFGGDPFKGSDPFATDNFFTQTSTSHFSSGDPFTGSADPFGNTADAPEPDLFAAKRNDPAPATVAEPDPFASQPTNPPATAADPFSSTGKDAAESDPFPQTVNAAGEEDPFGSQYTGKDPFSTSPPNAALVLKDAAATSDPFAPGGTTVSASSDPDPFAAVFGNESLGFADFSALTKSNGADQFGINNKNLFHDDSQPANTDVPPALPPKTGTPTRPPPPPPGKRSSLSRTESSDSFQRRGHFPTQTSGEFSSSSSSSSLPAKDPVADPFAPSSPPRQHVQEADRFASFDKYPTEEDMIEWAKRESEREEKERLARLTQQEQEDLELAIALSKSELS